In Bombus huntii isolate Logan2020A chromosome 9, iyBomHunt1.1, whole genome shotgun sequence, a single window of DNA contains:
- the LOC126869373 gene encoding bromodomain adjacent to zinc finger domain protein 2B-like isoform X8, with product MEKENSASGGGGGGGGGGGGEAAATATPGATSASEKLQADQANPLLDPTALFGAYWPRGDSAASSLFGGMPGGYGLGAHHLPSAYAILGRGGSAPGFGGHTPASAPPPPPYSHSSLGTLSVAASQAASLGINPASAAWWTMASHLAAQDYLARLQGAAGLPGFPPGAESLLPPYPASLLNPPSLSSHKSSKSKSSKSHKTPASSSSSTTPSMTGSSLPVSTQAPVTSSHHSTSTSSTPNSQTNVVSSAKEGSDPSSILGGVRLPPDTEIIKYTSSIVGPKVPGTTNRGRKKTISLDTPSVSVHPPPVPALSAHQTNTTTSSLMMEPRKYNRTGTESNDYRESVDRVEVIKLPAHSTNGSALPAPSSYTTTTNASNSNDSDAPLNLSLKPSTTSSSSPISGSQPLSQLSNLSQSLLASDRTSRRKPGPKPRRVPQNSVPVPASPSPSLAQLFAAADSPQRPSSGSEESESASTTHHKDGRPRNLGRGVSKPKKNTVASLLAQSRALGIKPTPTLDPSVPLSHQVSLLRSNILAAQLHATATGQADDKNQVNFIRSLQEKMKNKVLEVSGEESNMDVTSESGSNTDVVTDTDDDNADGVSSAKRRKVKPSERDLQVPLERGWKRETVIKGLGKSGVIKGDVSYYSPCGKTFRSSPDLAKFLEQQNPPDLTTANFSFSSRPLVGEFLQPTMGLAEAEFVRLGAQEVARRLEELRAAGGFRDVRTNNQYEREKLAYAKKLAKEEAQRHKEQARLIKEQEKTERQEAVRREREIRNQQLLEGRKRLAFTIKQKMKIIQEIERGKSKSDVARELGLASSTVATIWKNRESIAESWRNRDMMQHSDVEDTVAKKSGLSSSSSNLASVTSLVTNNTVLNTVNTTNSSTTGTTLPTAIVVAPPQVQVVPPPPPPPLPLPTTSATVVPSTSQPTQLSTPPISSTMSTGTTTTTNASMDNTQQAQTQTQSQELLEDPDEGPLEARKKRQEEVEKIRLEEQQRKQQERELKRQQAVMLKEQERERRRQHMALVRALENRRKMEEREKKRLEARAERIATKEKRAEQRKVEMELIEQIRKPVEDMELTDHRPLPELKRLPGLKLSGQAFADIVMVFEFLHNFGETLGFDMESLPSLKSLQLALLNDEEAEEELLSVMTHLLVCAIEDPGIPQPARHTTGLGQSLRQADITHANISEVLRIYLYANATGEVKALTGVCLERERDKKFADHHQNGGDYASTCSGKNAQFYEHLHNNETWKMSERLRDKPFLALNPTHKAQMLAFLCNELLQNKAVIRQIEGSLETVAQLRKERFVLDTKIRKLRQLHSRKVRMEAVGVIVNKTGDTITIEKKEVDEEGNTTSTAVGTTPTPDEIHHEDEVEDMSENESEGTQPEEEEDKNLSGEELGKKLDKLLKQSEEQLQKLNSFSKQLRAHIFGQDRYWRRYWELACAGGIFVEAMESAEPEILELQAELDEKYKNVSMEEKSETKQEDTKVENRENEAPNDVKKEKKFNSSEQEADVKPLADKTKSESEDVNCKKEPMQNCENLANMKEEKKNDLDNSMTDAKTNVTSEEIKQETEIVSMDVDIKEETKKENDEADEDMKPAVKIMEDKIVETIPNGDKFNHVNNLHNGKELNGTFISNNSNESNWFSILPRETCDTPGPSTKQIFGIAEPTELRIPVFPPPASPNYDRCDSPAPLILTQDEAAQLEYLKVHGLPPPGEAKPVPKDLRYGWWRITDVDTFQELLEHLHSRGVREKELKRTTWATMESFLAVTGKINVDPGNLTATELQATPDEPDTPIPKPDNPADWSEQVALRVDAQLLEQVEALEDKVANASMQIKGWKLPPRAGTEEAEEIEKLNEMEKISAVEQARQRLLSLEAAIERRYLKPPLGVCTGDPNLAALKAEQAAAANANSNNSDQSNQTPIPQEETTPRGLNNWREATARAHTSAQLAMALYMLEASIAWDKSIMKAVSLTPARNSVCVKLRNRCVSLKATTQYNQLLTTSQASNCQFCHSGDNEDKLLLCDGCDRGYHTYCFRPKMENIPDGDWYCHECMNKATGERNCLVCGKRVGKNLVLCELCPRAYHTDCHNPVMPKMPRGKWYCSNCHSKQPKKRNSSRRSHTKGAGTRESESSDHPPASPTPSTASNTHVEDVSSSEPATPTASPRKEGNNRTLTKKQQRELAPCKVLLEQLEQQDEAWPFLLPVNTKQFPTYKKIIKTPMDLSTIKKKLQDSVYKSRDEFCADVRQMFINCEVFNEDDSPVGKAGHGMRSFFEMRWTEITGAPPPHPQTHS from the exons CGTATTGGCCTCGAGGCGACAGTGCAGCTTCGTCGTTATTCGGCGGAATGCCGGGCGGATATGGATTGGGGGCCCATCATTTACCATCGGCTTATGCCATCTTGGGCCGTGGTGGCTCTGCTCCTGGATTCGGGGGGCACACACCAGCTTCCGCTCCACCACCACCTCCATACTCCCATAGCAGCCTTGGTACTCTGAGTGTAGCTGCCAGTCAGGCTGCGAGTTTAG GTATCAATCCTGCTAGTGCAGCGTGGTGGACAATGGCCTCACATTTAGCTGCACAGGACTACCTCGCGAGGTTACAAGGAGCGGCAGGGCTACCCGGATTTCCGCCTGGTGCCGAGAGCCTTCTGCCACCCTATCCTGCCTCTCTACTTAATCCCCCGTCCCTATCGTCACACAAGTCTAGTAAGT CTAAGTCAAGTAAGAGTCACAAGACGCCAGCGAGCAGTAGCAGCTCGACGACGCCGAGTATGACGGGCAGCAGTTTACCGGTTTCGACTCAAGCACCAGTCACGTCGTCTCATCACAGCACGTCGACCAGCAGCACGCCGAATTCGCAAACGAACGTTGTCAG TTCTGCGAAAGAGGGCAG cgATCCTAGCAGTATATTAGGAGGTGTACGCCTACCACCTGATACTGAGATTATCAAGTACACGTCGAGCATAGTCGGTCCAAAGGTTCCTGGCACAACGAACCGCGGGAGGAAGAAGACtatatccttagacacaccgaGTGTGAGTGTGCATCCACCGCCGGTACCTGCTCTGAGTGCTCATCAGACAAACACCACGACATCCTCGTTAATGATGGAACCGAGAAAATATAATCGCACGGGG ACCGAGTCGAACGATTATAGGGAGTCGGTGGATCGCGTGGAGGTGATCAAACTGCCGGCGCACTCGACAAACGGCTCTGCCTTACCAGCGCCATCGTCGTATACAACAACCACTAACGCGAGCAATTCGAATGATTCGGACGCGCCGCTGAACCTCTCGCTGAAACCCTCGACGACGAGCAGTAGCTCGCCGATTTCAGGCAGTCAGCCGCTCAGTCAGCTCAGTAATTTAAGTCAGTCGTTACTCGCCTCCGATCGAACTT CGAGAAGAAAGCCAGGACCGAAGCCTCGAAGGGTGCCACAGAATTCCGTACCGGTGCCAGCATCGCCGAGTCCATCCTTGGCGCAGCTGTTCGCTGCAGCGGATTCACCTCAACGACCGAGCAGCGGAAGCGAGGAGAGCGAGAGCGCTAGCACAACCCACCACAAAGATGGTCGGCCGAGAAACTTGGGCCGTGGAGTATCTAAACCGAAGAAGAACACGGTGGCCTCGCTGCTAGCTCAGAGTAGAGCTTTGGGAATCAAACCGACGCCCACTTTGGATCCTAGTGTGCCATTGTCTCATCAGGTCTCGTTACTTAGGTCGAATATTCTGGCTGCTCAATTGCATGCCACTGCCACTGGCCAGGCTGATGACAAGAATCAGGTAAATTTCATA CGGTCTTTACAGGAGAAGATGAAGAACAAGGTGCTCGAGGTATCCGGTGAGGAGAGTAACATGGACGTGACGAGCGAGAGCGGCAGCAACACCGACGTTGTGACGGACACCGACGACGACAACGCGGATGGCGTGTCTAGCgcgaagagaagaaaagtgAAGCCTAGCGAGAGGGATCTCCAGGTGCCGCTTGAGCGTGGCTGGAAGCGAGAGACCGTCATCAAGGGATTAGGAAAGTCAGGGGTGATAAAGGGTGACGTGTCTTATTATAGTCCTTGTGGAAAGACGTTCAGGAGTAGTCCGGATTTGGCGAAG TTTTTGGAGCAACAGAATCCACCCGACTTAACGACGGCAAACTTTTCGTTCTCGTCTCGTCCGCTTGTGGGTGAATTCCTACAGCCAACGATGGGTCTCGCGGAGGCGGAATTCGTTAGGTTGGGCGCTCAGGAAGTTGCGAGAAGATTGGAGGAGTTGAGAGCCGCAGGTGGTTTCAGGGACGTGCGAACAAACAATCAGTACGAGAGGGAGAAACTGGCATATGCAAAAAAGCTAGCGAAAGAGGAGGCGCAACGACACAAGGAGCAAGCTAG GCTCATCAAGGAGCAAGAGAAAACGGAAAGGCAGGAGGCAGTGAGGCGAGAGCGGGAAATTCGAAATCAACAGCTGCTCGAG GGTCGAAAGCGGCTAGCGTTCACGATCAAGCAGAAAATGAAGATCATCCAAGAGATCGAACGCGGTAAGAGCAAGAGCGACGTGGCGCGCGAGCTGGGTCTGGCTAGCAGCACGGTGGCCACCATTTGGAAGAATCGGGAAAGCATCGCGGAGAGCTGGAGGAACCGCGACATGATGCAGCACTCTGATGTCGAGGACACGGTCGCAAAAAAGTCCGGCCTGTCCTCATCATCGTCGAATTTGGCGTCCGTCACGTCGTTGGTGACGAACAATACGGTGTTAAACACCGTCAACACCACCAACAGTAGCACCACCGGCACCACGTTGCCCACCGCCATCGTGGTGGCACCGCCACAGGTGCAGGTGGTGCCGCCGCCACCACCACCGCCTCTCCCATTGCCGACCACCTCCGCCACGGTCGTCCCGTCGACGTCGCAACCGACGCAGCTCTCCACACCGCCAATCTCCAGCACCATGTCCACAggcaccaccaccaccaccaacGCCAGCATGGACAATACTCAGCAGGCCCAGACCCAGACGCAAAGTCAGGAGCTTCTGGAG GACCCAGACGAAGGACCTCTCGAG GCTCGGAAAAAACGGCAGGAAGAGGTGGAGAAGATACGACTGGAAGAGCAACAACGGAAGCAACAG GAACGAGAACTGAAGCGGCAGCAGGCGGTTATGCTGAAAGAACAG GAGAGAGAACGAAGGAGACAGCACATGGCGTTGGTTCGAGCGTTGGAAAATCGACGAAAAATggaggaaagagagaagaaacggTTGGAGGCGAGAGCCGAGAGAATAGCGACGAAGGAGAAACGAGCTGAACAGAGGAAAGTTGAGATGGAACTGATCGAACAGATCAGAAAGCCTGTCGAGGACATGGAGCTAACGG ATCACAGACCACTGCCAGAATTGAAACGACTACCTGGTCTCAAGCTGTCCGGTCAGGCATTCGCAGACATTGTGATGGTGTTCGAATTTCTGCATAATTTCGGCGAGACTTTAGGCTTTG ATATGGAATCGCTCCCAAGCCTAAAAAGCCTCCAACTCGCGCTGCTAAACGATGAGGAAGCTGAGGAAGAACTTCTTTCCGTGATGACACATCTGTTAGTATGCGCGATCGAAGATCCAGGAATCCCTCAACCGGCAAGGCATACAACCGGTCTTGGTCAAAGTTTACGTCAAGCTGATATAACGCACGCTAACATCAGCGAAGTCTTACGAATCTACTTATACGCGAACGCGACAGGAGAAGTGAAGGCTTTGACAGGAGTATGTTTGGAACGAGAGCGTGACAAGAAATTCGCAGATCATCATCAGAATGGCGGTGACTATGCCTCGACCTGTTCAGGAAAGAACGCTCAATTCTACGAACACTTGCACAACAACGAAACATGGAAGATGTCCGAGAGGCTGAGGGACAAACCGTTCCTGGCCTTGAATCCCACGCATAAGGCGCAGATGCTCGCGTTTCTCTGCAACGAGCTATTGCAGAACAAGGCTGTGATCCGACAGATCGAAGGTAGCTTGGAGACGGTAGCTCAATTGAGGAAAGAGAGATTTGTGTTGGATACAAAAATTAGGAA ATTGAGGCAGTTGCATAGTCGAAAGGTTCGAATGGAAGCAGTTGGCGTAATCGTTAACAAAACTGGGGATACTATTACGATCGAGAAGAAAGAGGTTGACGAAGAAGGTAACACGACGTCGACAGCAGTGGGGACGACACCCACTCCTGATGAAATTCATCACGAAGACGAGGTTGAAGACATGTCCGAGAATGAGAGCGAAGGAACTCAGCCAGAGGAG GAGGAGGACAAAAATCTGTCCGGCGAAGAACTGGGTAAAAAATTGGATAAACTGTTGAAACAGTCAGAGGAACAGTTGCAGAAATTGAACAGCTTCTCGAAACAGCTACGAGCACATATATTTGGGCAAGACAGATACTGGAGAAGATACTGGGAGCTGGCATGCGCTGGTGGCATCTTCGTCGAAGCCATGGAAAGCGCTGAACCAGAAATCCTAGAATTGCAGGCTGAACTAGACGAAAAGTACAAAAACGTGTCGATGGAGGAAAAATCAGAAACGAAGCAGGAGGACACCAAAGTCGAGAATCGCGAGAACGAAGCTCCTAACGACgtgaagaaggagaagaaattCAATTCGAGCGAGCAAGAGGCCGACGTCAAGCCTTTGGCGGACAAAACGAAATCTGAAAGTGAAGATGTTAATTGCAAGAAAGAACCTATGCAAAACTGCGAGAATTTGGCGAACAtgaaggaagagaaaaagaatgaTTTGGATAATTCGATGACCGATGCGAAGACCAACGTCACGTCTGAAGAGATTAAACAAGAAACAGAGATAGTTAGTATGGATGTCGATATCAAAGAAGAGACGAAGAAGGAGAACGACGAAGCAGATGAAGACATGAAACCAGCGGTGAAGATAATGGAAGATAAAATCGTCGAAACAATTCCAAACGGTGATAAGTTCAACCATGTTAACAATCTTCATAATGGAAAAGAATTAAACGGCACATTTATATCTA ATAATAGCAACGAATCCAATTGGTTCTCGATTTTACCTCGCGAGACTTGCGATACTCCAGGACCAAGTACCAAGCAAATATTTGGAATAGCCGAACCAACCGAACTGAGAATACCAGTGTTCCCTCCGCCGGCTAGTCCAAATTATGACAGGTGCGACAGTCCAGCTCCTTTGATTTTGACTCAAGACGAAGCAGCGCAACTTGAGTATTTGAAAGTGCATGGTTTACCACCCCCTGGAGAAGCCAAACCAGTACCAAAAG ATTTGAGATATGGTTGGTGGAGAATAACGGACGTAGACACGTTTCAAGAACTATTGGAGCACCTTCATTCTCGCGGTGTTCGCGAGAAGGAACTAAAACGTACAACGTGGGCGACCATGGAATCTTTCCTAGCTGTTACGGGCAAGATCAACGTGGACCCTGGTAACCTGACTGCTACCGAACTTCAAGCGACACCAGACGAACCCGACACACCGATTCCAAAACCAGACAACCCGGCTGACTGGAGTGAACAAGTCGCATTACGGGTAGATGCGCAGCTCTTGGAACAAGTCGAGGCTCTAGAAGATAAAGTCGCAAATGCCAGCATGCAGATCAAAGGCTGGAAGTTACCTCCACGAGCAGGAACCGAAGAGGcagaagaaattgaaaaactgAACGAAATGGAGAAAATTAGCGCGGTTGAACAAGCTCGACAAAGGTTACTATCCCTGGAAGCAGCTATTGAAAGGAGATACTTAAAACCACCGTTAGGCGTTTG TACTGGAGATCCAAATCTAGCGGCCTTAAAGGCAGAACAAGCGGCCGCTGCTAACGCAAATTCGAATAATTCGGATCAGAGCAATCAGACCCCGATACCTCAAGAAGAAACGACTCCAAGAGGGCTGAACAACTGGCGAGAAGCAACGGCTCGAGCACACACGTCCGCTCAGCTCGCCATGGCGCTTTATATGTTGGAGGCCAGCATCGCTTGGGACAAGAGCATCATGAAGGCTGTGAGTCTAACACCAGCTAGAAACTCGGTCTGCGTCAAGCTACGAAACCGCTGCGTCTCACTCAAAGCTACCACTCAATACAATCAGCTATTGACTACTTCTCAGGCCTCT AATTGTCAGTTCTGTCATAGCGGAGATAACGAAGATAAACTATTACTGTGTGATGGTTGTGACCGCGGCTATCATACTTATTGTTTCCGTCCAAAAATGGAAAACATTCCTGATGGTGACTG GTATTGTCACGAATGCATGAACAAAGCTACAGGGGAACGAAACTGTTTGGTATGTGGAAAGAGGGTTGGTAAAAATTTAGTGCTATGTGAACTCTGTCCACGGGCTTATCACACTGACTGCCACAATCCTGTTATGCCAAAa ATGCCAAGGGGTAAATGGTATTGTTCTAATTGCCACAGTAAACAACCAAAGAAGAGAAATAGTAGTCGAAGGAGTCATACCAAAGGGGCAGGCACCAGAGAAAGTGAAAGTTCTGATCATCCACCAGCTAG